A single window of Pseudoduganella plicata DNA harbors:
- a CDS encoding ShlB/FhaC/HecB family hemolysin secretion/activation protein, translating to MNLRLLGLCRLLTGAALVTAAAIARADVPAPAQPDVIRFDISRFDVSGNTLLAPATVAGAVAPFTGGARDFGHVQGALEALEGAYRAAGYTVVTVELPEQELDRGVVRLRVVETKVGRVTVRGNRHFDEANIRRSVPGLEGGQTPNVAAISDSLRLANDNPSKKVALKLQGSLDAEGEVDAALEVTDERPWKAIVNIDNTGTAQTGRTRTGIVLQHANLWNLDHVMTLQYTTTVEHPGRVRVYGAGYHIPLYALGDALDLYASYSNVDSGTVAAGVFNLAVSGQGAVYGARYTQNLRRRGDLEARLQYGVEHKAFRNSIVLLGQELGNNVTVHPVSVTWLGSAAGPGSELAGSVTLVRNVPGGSRGGQADFTRARLGARDNYTLLRLGGSWSRVLPGDWQARAIVNGQYTRDALVPGEQFGAGGAGSVRGFAERELANDRGLGANLELYTPNLCGAFASQCRALAFYDSAWVRRNHALAGELASTAIGSAGIGLRLLVSTYANLQLDYGHVVRAGATGRADANRLHVRLGLSY from the coding sequence ATGAACCTGCGCCTTCTGGGCCTTTGTCGCCTGCTGACAGGCGCCGCCCTCGTTACCGCTGCCGCCATCGCCCGCGCCGACGTGCCCGCGCCGGCGCAGCCCGACGTCATCCGCTTCGACATCAGCCGGTTCGACGTGAGCGGCAATACGCTGCTGGCGCCGGCCACCGTCGCCGGTGCGGTCGCGCCGTTCACCGGCGGCGCTCGCGACTTCGGCCACGTGCAGGGCGCGCTGGAAGCGCTGGAAGGGGCTTACCGGGCCGCCGGCTACACGGTCGTCACCGTCGAACTGCCGGAACAGGAACTGGATCGCGGCGTCGTGCGGCTGCGTGTGGTCGAGACAAAAGTCGGGCGCGTGACGGTGCGCGGCAACCGCCACTTCGATGAAGCGAACATCCGGCGCAGCGTGCCGGGGCTGGAGGGCGGGCAAACGCCGAATGTGGCCGCGATCTCCGACAGCCTGCGGCTGGCCAACGACAACCCGTCGAAGAAGGTGGCGCTGAAGCTGCAGGGCAGCCTGGATGCCGAAGGCGAAGTCGATGCCGCGCTGGAGGTGACGGACGAGCGGCCGTGGAAGGCCATCGTCAATATCGACAACACCGGAACCGCGCAGACCGGTCGCACCCGCACCGGCATCGTGCTGCAGCATGCAAACCTGTGGAACCTGGACCATGTGATGACGCTGCAGTACACCACCACCGTCGAACATCCCGGCCGCGTCAGGGTGTACGGCGCCGGCTATCACATCCCTCTGTATGCGCTGGGCGATGCACTGGACCTCTATGCCAGCTATTCGAACGTGGATTCGGGCACGGTGGCGGCGGGCGTGTTCAATCTGGCCGTCAGCGGCCAGGGCGCCGTGTATGGCGCCCGCTACACGCAGAACCTGCGGCGGCGCGGCGACCTGGAAGCGAGACTGCAGTATGGTGTCGAGCACAAGGCGTTCAGGAACAGCATCGTGCTGCTGGGACAGGAGCTGGGCAACAACGTGACGGTACATCCCGTCAGCGTGACGTGGCTGGGCAGCGCGGCGGGACCGGGGTCGGAACTGGCCGGTTCGGTGACGCTGGTGCGCAACGTGCCGGGCGGCTCGCGTGGCGGCCAGGCCGACTTCACGCGCGCGCGCCTCGGTGCGCGCGACAACTACACGCTGCTGCGCCTGGGCGGCAGCTGGAGCCGCGTGCTGCCGGGGGACTGGCAGGCGCGCGCCATCGTCAACGGGCAGTACACGCGCGACGCGCTGGTGCCGGGCGAGCAGTTCGGCGCTGGCGGCGCGGGCTCCGTGCGCGGTTTCGCCGAACGCGAGCTCGCCAACGACCGCGGGCTGGGCGCCAACCTGGAACTGTACACGCCGAACTTGTGCGGTGCGTTCGCCAGCCAGTGCCGTGCGCTGGCGTTCTATGACAGCGCCTGGGTCAGGCGCAACCACGCGCTGGCGGGAGAACTCGCCAGCACGGCAATCGGCAGCGCCGGCATCGGCCTGCGCCTGCTGGTCTCCACGTACGCGAACCTGCAACTCGATTACGGGCACGTCGTGCGCGCCGGAGCCACCGGCCGTGCCGACGCCAACCGCCTGCATGTACGGCTCGGCCTTTCCTATTGA
- a CDS encoding CHASE2 domain-containing protein produces the protein MTGLARLVRRHWTRWLPGLVLTFLAALQVTGWLRVDAVERLDTFIADLRMRVERPVLDPRVVIVDIDDRSLTAVGRFPWSRDVMAQLVTQLTRRYGAAAVGFDVSFPEPDNSSGYTVLRRLAERELKDVPGLAAQLETLRTRMDYDGLLAAAMAGKPVVLGYATSGSLAKGVLPRPAFTEEALNGRTLYAYQSRGYEANIARLQAAAQGAGIFSVLPDPDGVVRSTPLLQKIGTGYYPALSLATVAVALQARAIAPLWMESVDSLSSAQRAGGGLDAIALFHPEGAIRIPVGEGMTTTVQFRGSGGPHGGAFRYVSAVDVLRGAVPPALLKDVIVLVGTTAAGLNDLRATPVSAVYPGVEVHANLVKSILDDSFKARPDYAVAAELAQVLAFGIVLTFALAVLAPLPSIAVSVAALALAVLANIYLYGAQDAVLNLAAIVLLIVALFVFNVAWGYFFEVRRGRALVSRFGEYVAPELVAEMADNPERYTMEGETRDLTVLFVDVRGFTTISEGLPPRELREYINRYLTAMSQDIRDSHRGTLDKYIGDAVMAFWGAPVAFADHASRAVATALLMQASATRLDREFGRRGWPALRIGIGINSGSMHVGDMGSSIRRAYTVMGDAVNLAARLEGITKVYGAGIAVGAATRAQAPEFAYRELDLVRVKGKNEPVAIFEPVGLDATIDPATRAELDEWHRTLALLRARRWDDAAVGLAALRAAAPERALYALYERRVAVYRVDPPGPDWDGVTTFDTK, from the coding sequence GTGACCGGCCTGGCGCGCCTGGTCCGTCGTCATTGGACACGCTGGTTGCCCGGCCTGGTGTTGACGTTCCTGGCGGCGCTGCAGGTTACCGGCTGGCTGCGCGTCGATGCCGTCGAGCGGCTCGACACCTTCATTGCCGACCTGCGCATGCGCGTCGAGCGTCCCGTGCTCGACCCGAGAGTCGTCATCGTCGACATCGACGACCGCAGCCTGACGGCCGTCGGCCGCTTTCCGTGGAGCCGTGACGTGATGGCGCAGCTGGTCACGCAGCTGACGCGCCGCTACGGCGCCGCGGCCGTGGGCTTCGACGTGTCGTTCCCGGAACCGGACAACAGCTCGGGCTACACAGTGCTGCGGCGCCTGGCCGAGCGCGAACTGAAGGACGTGCCCGGCCTGGCCGCGCAACTGGAAACGCTGCGCACGCGCATGGACTACGACGGCCTGCTGGCGGCGGCGATGGCAGGAAAGCCCGTCGTGCTGGGTTACGCCACATCGGGCAGCCTGGCCAAGGGCGTGCTGCCGCGGCCCGCGTTTACCGAGGAAGCGCTGAACGGACGCACGCTGTACGCCTATCAGTCGCGCGGCTACGAAGCCAATATCGCACGGCTGCAGGCCGCCGCCCAGGGCGCCGGCATCTTCAGCGTGCTGCCGGACCCGGACGGCGTGGTGCGCTCGACGCCGCTGCTGCAGAAGATCGGGACGGGCTATTACCCCGCGCTGTCGCTGGCCACGGTGGCCGTGGCGCTGCAGGCGCGTGCCATCGCGCCGTTGTGGATGGAGTCCGTCGACAGCCTGTCAAGCGCGCAACGCGCCGGCGGCGGGCTCGATGCGATCGCGCTGTTCCATCCCGAGGGCGCGATCCGCATCCCTGTCGGCGAAGGCATGACGACGACGGTGCAGTTTCGCGGCAGCGGCGGCCCGCACGGGGGAGCGTTCCGCTACGTATCGGCCGTCGATGTGCTGCGCGGCGCCGTGCCGCCGGCCCTGCTGAAGGACGTCATCGTCCTGGTCGGCACGACGGCCGCCGGCCTGAACGACCTGCGGGCCACGCCGGTCAGCGCCGTCTACCCCGGCGTGGAAGTGCACGCGAACCTGGTCAAATCCATCCTCGACGACAGTTTCAAGGCGCGGCCGGACTACGCCGTGGCCGCGGAGCTGGCGCAGGTGCTGGCCTTCGGTATCGTGCTGACGTTCGCTCTGGCCGTGCTGGCGCCGTTGCCGTCCATCGCCGTGTCGGTCGCCGCGCTGGCGCTGGCCGTGCTGGCCAATATTTACCTGTACGGCGCGCAGGACGCGGTGCTGAACCTGGCCGCCATCGTGCTGCTGATCGTCGCGCTGTTCGTCTTCAATGTCGCGTGGGGCTACTTCTTCGAGGTGCGGCGCGGCCGCGCGCTGGTGTCGCGCTTCGGCGAGTACGTGGCGCCCGAGCTGGTGGCGGAGATGGCGGACAACCCGGAACGCTACACGATGGAGGGCGAAACCCGCGATCTGACGGTGCTGTTCGTCGACGTGCGCGGTTTCACGACGATCTCCGAAGGGCTGCCGCCCAGGGAGCTGCGCGAATACATCAACCGCTACCTGACCGCGATGTCGCAGGACATCCGCGACAGCCACCGCGGCACGCTGGACAAATACATCGGCGACGCCGTGATGGCGTTCTGGGGCGCCCCAGTGGCATTCGCGGACCACGCCAGCCGCGCGGTGGCGACTGCCTTGCTGATGCAGGCCAGCGCGACGCGGCTGGACCGGGAATTCGGCCGGCGCGGCTGGCCGGCGCTGCGCATCGGCATCGGCATCAACAGCGGCTCCATGCACGTGGGCGACATGGGCTCGTCGATCCGGCGGGCGTACACGGTGATGGGCGACGCCGTCAACCTGGCGGCCCGGCTGGAAGGCATCACGAAGGTCTATGGCGCCGGCATCGCGGTCGGCGCGGCGACGCGGGCGCAGGCGCCGGAGTTCGCCTACCGCGAGCTCGATCTCGTACGCGTGAAGGGCAAGAACGAACCCGTTGCGATCTTCGAGCCGGTCGGACTGGATGCGACCATCGACCCGGCGACGCGTGCGGAGCTGGACGAGTGGCACCGCACGCTGGCGCTGCTGCGCGCACGGCGCTGGGATGACGCAGCGGTGGGCCTGGCGGCGCTGCGCGCGGCGGCGCCCGAGCGTGCGTTGTACGCGCTGTACGAGCGGCGCGTGGCCGTCTACCGCGTCGATCCGCCGGGACCCGACTGGGATGGCGTGACGACGTTCGATACCAAATAG
- a CDS encoding HD domain-containing phosphohydrolase, whose protein sequence is MHELNHDQIAQRLDQLTELSVALGAGHDTDLLLERILLVAKRMTNADGGTLYRPSSDGRTLCFHLSVNDTLGLHLGGSSGNPGDIAPVALTGEQGEPNLESVAAYAANQGQSVNIADVYQADGFNFSGMRAFDQRFGYRSQSFLTVPMRDHTGELLGVLQLINARDPRGGTVGTFSATDQRFIEALAAQAAVALTTQQLVGQLEKLLEGIVNLINIGIDEKSPYTGRHCQFVPVLTMMLADAASEAEHGPLANFRMSDADRKELWLAGLLHDCGKITTPVHIVDKATKLQTIYDRIGLLDTRFEVLLRDAELRALKEQIAGGDPDAIGARLRQEQATLRAERAFLRHVNVGSEGMAPDDEDRVRRIAARRWTDAEGVEQPFLGADEVHNLTIRYGTLTPEERAIINNHIVMTVRMLESLPWPKHLRHVPEFAGGHHERMDGKGYPKGLRGDQMSIPARVMAIADIFEALTATDRPYKKPKALSEALAILGRFSLNGHIDPALFDIFVRRKVYLEFARGHLDPAQIDDVDESAIPGYTP, encoded by the coding sequence ATGCATGAACTGAATCACGACCAGATCGCGCAGCGGCTGGATCAGCTGACGGAATTGTCCGTGGCGCTGGGCGCGGGCCACGACACGGATCTGCTGCTGGAGCGGATACTGCTGGTCGCCAAGCGCATGACCAATGCGGATGGCGGCACGCTGTACCGGCCCAGCAGTGACGGGCGTACGCTGTGTTTCCACCTGTCCGTCAACGATACGCTCGGGCTGCACCTGGGGGGATCGAGCGGCAATCCGGGCGATATCGCGCCCGTGGCGCTGACGGGCGAACAGGGCGAACCCAATCTGGAATCGGTGGCGGCGTATGCGGCCAACCAGGGCCAGTCAGTGAACATCGCCGACGTCTACCAGGCCGACGGCTTCAACTTCTCCGGCATGCGCGCGTTCGACCAGCGCTTCGGCTACCGCTCGCAGTCGTTCCTGACGGTGCCGATGCGCGACCACACGGGCGAACTGCTGGGCGTTCTCCAGCTGATCAACGCGCGCGACCCGCGGGGCGGGACCGTCGGCACCTTTTCCGCCACCGACCAGCGCTTTATCGAAGCGCTGGCGGCGCAGGCCGCAGTGGCGCTGACGACCCAGCAACTGGTCGGCCAGCTGGAAAAGCTGCTGGAAGGGATCGTCAACCTGATCAACATCGGCATCGACGAGAAGTCGCCTTACACGGGCCGTCACTGCCAGTTCGTGCCCGTGCTGACGATGATGCTGGCGGATGCGGCCAGCGAGGCGGAGCACGGCCCGCTGGCGAATTTCCGCATGTCGGACGCCGACCGCAAGGAGCTGTGGCTGGCCGGGCTGCTGCACGACTGCGGCAAGATCACCACGCCCGTCCACATCGTCGACAAGGCCACCAAGCTGCAGACGATCTACGACCGCATCGGGCTGCTGGACACGCGCTTCGAGGTGCTGCTGCGCGACGCCGAGCTGCGCGCGCTGAAGGAGCAGATCGCCGGCGGCGACCCGGACGCCATCGGCGCCAGGCTGCGCCAGGAACAGGCCACGCTGCGCGCCGAGCGCGCGTTCCTGCGCCACGTCAACGTGGGCAGCGAAGGCATGGCCCCGGACGACGAAGACCGCGTGCGCCGCATCGCCGCGCGGCGGTGGACGGACGCGGAAGGCGTCGAGCAGCCGTTTCTCGGTGCCGACGAGGTCCACAACCTGACGATCCGCTACGGCACGCTGACGCCCGAGGAGCGTGCCATCATCAACAATCACATCGTCATGACGGTGCGCATGCTGGAGTCGCTGCCCTGGCCGAAGCACCTGCGCCACGTGCCCGAATTCGCCGGCGGCCACCATGAGCGCATGGACGGCAAGGGCTATCCGAAAGGGCTGCGCGGCGACCAGATGTCGATTCCCGCCCGCGTCATGGCGATCGCCGACATCTTCGAGGCCCTGACGGCCACCGACCGGCCGTACAAGAAGCCCAAGGCGCTGTCCGAGGCGCTGGCCATCCTGGGCCGCTTCAGCCTGAACGGCCATATCGACCCGGCCCTGTTCGACATCTTCGTTCGCCGCAAGGTCTACCTGGAGTTCGCCCGCGGCCACCTGGACCCGGCCCAGATCGACGACGTCGACGAGTCGGCCATCCCCGGCTATACGCCGTGA
- a CDS encoding MBL fold metallo-hydrolase — protein MKCKFWGVRGSIPSPGPRTVRYGGNTTCIEVRSDDGTLIVLDGGTGLFCLAQALVASPRRPIEAHIFITHSHWDHIHGLPFFTPLFIKGSRVRLHGVTDPETGRGIEHVMNVQLQNSYFPVSEAQMGALIDYRTLAVGEPFAVGDAVVRNVVMGHPVTDLGYRIDCNGKSLFFTGDHEPLYNLYPEDHPEHRACAEHVAERTAAIDAMVLGVDVLIADCSYTREEYPAKTGWGHGTFDSALAMALRAGAKQLYCTHHEPTRSDDELEAAFAEVMARHAGMLNGLQVFLAYEGLEVEL, from the coding sequence ATGAAATGTAAATTCTGGGGGGTGCGCGGATCGATTCCGTCGCCCGGGCCGCGCACCGTGCGCTATGGTGGCAATACCACCTGCATCGAGGTGCGCAGCGACGACGGCACGCTGATCGTCCTCGATGGCGGCACCGGCCTGTTTTGCCTGGCCCAGGCGCTCGTCGCCTCCCCCCGGCGGCCCATCGAGGCACACATCTTCATCACGCACAGCCACTGGGACCATATCCACGGCCTGCCCTTCTTCACGCCGTTGTTCATCAAGGGGAGCCGCGTGCGCCTGCACGGCGTGACCGACCCGGAGACGGGCCGCGGCATCGAGCACGTGATGAACGTACAGCTGCAGAACAGCTACTTCCCCGTCAGCGAGGCGCAGATGGGCGCCCTGATCGATTACCGCACGCTGGCCGTGGGCGAGCCGTTCGCCGTGGGCGACGCGGTCGTGCGCAACGTCGTCATGGGCCACCCGGTCACGGACCTGGGCTACCGCATCGACTGCAACGGCAAGTCGCTGTTCTTCACGGGCGACCACGAGCCGCTGTACAACCTGTACCCGGAGGATCACCCGGAGCACCGCGCCTGCGCGGAGCACGTGGCCGAACGCACGGCGGCCATCGACGCGATGGTCCTGGGTGTCGACGTGCTGATCGCCGACTGCTCGTACACGAGGGAAGAGTATCCGGCCAAGACGGGCTGGGGCCACGGCACGTTCGACAGCGCGCTGGCGATGGCACTGCGCGCGGGCGCGAAGCAGCTGTACTGCACCCACCATGAACCCACGCGCAGCGACGACGAGCTGGAGGCGGCGTTCGCGGAAGTCATGGCACGGCATGCGGGAATGCTGAACGGTTTGCAGGTGTTCCTGGCCTATGAGGGCCTGGAAGTCGAGCTGTAA
- a CDS encoding VOC family protein, with protein sequence MLSHVFIGVTDFERAFTFYAPLMAALGQPLRFRDDTRPWAGWMPSDAPRPLLLIGAPQDGHAATVGNGAMTALLARDRATVDAAHAAALAHGGTCEGVPGLRPAYHPDYYGAYFRDPDGNKLCVCCHEAA encoded by the coding sequence ATGCTGTCTCACGTCTTTATCGGCGTAACCGATTTCGAACGCGCCTTCACGTTCTATGCGCCGCTGATGGCGGCGCTGGGCCAGCCGCTGCGCTTTCGCGACGACACGCGGCCGTGGGCCGGCTGGATGCCGTCCGATGCGCCCCGTCCCCTGCTGCTGATCGGCGCGCCGCAGGACGGTCATGCCGCCACCGTCGGCAACGGCGCGATGACGGCGCTGCTGGCCCGGGACCGCGCTACCGTCGATGCGGCTCATGCGGCGGCGCTGGCGCATGGCGGCACCTGCGAAGGCGTACCCGGACTGCGGCCGGCATACCATCCGGATTATTACGGGGCGTACTTCCGCGACCCGGATGGCAACAAGCTGTGCGTATGCTGCCACGAGGCGGCGTAA
- a CDS encoding GNAT family N-acetyltransferase has product MKLTIEELHGDGVRAHAAALADLLHACLLHGASVGFVPPFDVSDARRYWLSVAQQVDAGARTLFVASDDNGVRGTVQLALAMPANGAHRAEINKMLVHPGARRRGMALRLMAAAEERARELGRTLLVLDTWTGSGAQHLYERLGFEVSGTIPDYARLDDGSLGATTVMYKRLPAT; this is encoded by the coding sequence ATGAAACTGACTATCGAAGAATTGCATGGCGATGGCGTGCGCGCCCATGCCGCCGCGCTGGCCGACTTGCTGCACGCCTGCCTGCTGCACGGTGCCAGCGTCGGCTTCGTGCCGCCGTTCGACGTCAGCGACGCCCGCCGATACTGGCTCTCCGTGGCGCAGCAGGTCGATGCCGGCGCGCGCACGCTCTTTGTCGCCAGCGACGACAACGGCGTCCGCGGCACCGTGCAACTGGCGCTGGCAATGCCGGCCAATGGCGCGCACCGCGCCGAGATCAACAAGATGCTGGTGCATCCTGGCGCGCGCCGGCGCGGCATGGCATTGCGGCTGATGGCGGCGGCCGAGGAACGTGCGCGGGAACTGGGCCGTACCCTGCTCGTGCTGGATACGTGGACGGGCAGCGGGGCCCAGCACCTGTACGAGCGGCTTGGCTTCGAAGTGAGCGGGACGATTCCCGACTATGCCCGGCTGGACGACGGTTCCCTGGGCGCGACCACCGTCATGTACAAGCGGCTGCCGGCAACCTGA
- a CDS encoding helix-turn-helix domain-containing protein has protein sequence MREDDFESKLVRRLAALREERGLSLDALAAASGISRATLSRLERGESSPTAALLGKLCTVYGLPMSRLIAEVEEQGAQLIRAGQQPVWTDPASGFTRRMVSPPAQGLRAELVEGRLPAGAVIDYDQPAVRGLEQHIWMLDGALDYTLEGVTYRLEQGDCLRFRLFGPTRFVCPGPTPAHYLIAVCEP, from the coding sequence ATGAGAGAAGACGATTTCGAATCCAAACTGGTCCGCCGCCTGGCCGCGCTGCGCGAGGAGCGCGGCCTGTCGCTCGACGCCCTCGCCGCCGCCAGCGGCATCAGCCGCGCCACGCTGTCGCGCCTCGAACGGGGCGAGAGCAGCCCCACGGCGGCGCTGCTGGGCAAGCTGTGCACCGTGTACGGCCTGCCGATGTCGCGCCTGATCGCCGAAGTCGAAGAGCAGGGCGCGCAACTGATCCGCGCCGGCCAGCAGCCCGTCTGGACCGATCCGGCCAGCGGCTTTACGCGGCGCATGGTGTCGCCACCGGCGCAGGGGCTGCGCGCGGAGCTGGTCGAAGGGCGGCTGCCCGCCGGCGCCGTCATCGACTACGACCAGCCGGCCGTGCGCGGGCTGGAGCAGCACATCTGGATGCTGGACGGCGCGCTCGACTACACGCTGGAAGGCGTGACGTATCGCCTGGAGCAGGGCGACTGCCTGCGCTTTCGCCTGTTCGGCCCCACCCGTTTCGTGTGTCCCGGCCCCACGCCGGCCCATTACCTGATCGCGGTATGCGAACCATGA
- a CDS encoding bile acid:sodium symporter family protein codes for MSSKSSFLSRLKPDSFTLALLITVAIASVLPCTGQTAVVFGDVTAFAIGLLFFLHGAKLSREAVVAGLTHWRLHLLVLCCTFVLFPILGLALKPVALTLLTPDLYVGILFLCMLPSTVQSSIAMTAMGRGNVPAAICSASASNFLGILITPLLVSAFVVQGHAGRSSLDAVLAIVLQLLVPFLAGQVLRRWIGRWVDRHKPMLKYVDQGSILLVVYTAFSEAVDEGLWHRLSPQLLVTLGVVCCVLLAVVLGLSFWASRRLGFSREDEVTIVFCGSKKSLASGVPMAKVLFATSSLGMIILPLMLFHQIQLMVCAVLAQRFAERAD; via the coding sequence ATGTCTTCGAAGTCCTCCTTCCTCTCCCGCCTCAAGCCGGACAGTTTCACGCTGGCTCTCCTGATCACCGTCGCCATTGCTTCCGTGCTGCCCTGTACCGGGCAGACAGCGGTGGTCTTCGGGGACGTCACCGCATTTGCCATCGGCCTGCTGTTCTTCCTGCACGGCGCCAAGCTGTCGCGCGAAGCCGTCGTGGCCGGCCTGACGCACTGGCGCCTGCACCTGCTGGTGCTGTGCTGTACCTTCGTGCTGTTCCCCATCCTCGGTCTGGCGTTGAAGCCCGTCGCACTGACGTTGCTGACGCCCGACCTGTACGTCGGCATCCTGTTCCTGTGCATGCTGCCGTCCACCGTGCAGTCGTCCATCGCCATGACCGCGATGGGGCGGGGTAACGTGCCGGCCGCCATCTGCAGCGCTTCCGCCTCGAACTTCCTCGGCATCCTGATTACGCCACTGCTGGTCAGCGCGTTCGTCGTGCAGGGGCACGCCGGCCGCTCGTCGCTCGATGCAGTGCTGGCGATCGTGCTGCAGTTGCTGGTGCCGTTCCTTGCGGGTCAGGTGCTGCGGCGCTGGATCGGCCGCTGGGTCGATCGCCACAAGCCGATGCTGAAATACGTCGACCAGGGCTCCATCCTGCTGGTCGTCTACACGGCGTTCAGCGAAGCGGTGGACGAAGGGCTGTGGCACAGGCTCTCGCCGCAACTGCTCGTCACGCTCGGTGTGGTGTGCTGCGTGCTGCTGGCCGTCGTGCTGGGACTGTCGTTCTGGGCCAGCCGGCGCCTCGGTTTCTCGCGCGAGGACGAGGTGACGATCGTCTTCTGCGGCTCGAAGAAAAGCCTCGCGTCCGGTGTGCCGATGGCGAAGGTGCTGTTTGCCACGTCGTCGCTGGGGATGATCATCCTGCCGCTGATGCTGTTCCACCAGATCCAGCTCATGGTCTGCGCGGTGCTGGCGCAACGGTTTGCCGAACGCGCGGACTGA
- a CDS encoding inorganic phosphate transporter, which yields MHTIQISIYALALLIFLALVFDFMNGFHDAANAIATVVSTGVLKPQTAVAMAAFFNFIAIFIVGLKVAQTIGKGTIDPDVVDHYVIFGALVGAIVWNLITWYYGIPSSSSHALIGGLVGAAVAKSGTGALIAGGLIKTVVFIVVAPLLGFLLGSIIMLIVSWVFVKSTPRKIDGWFRRLQLASAAAYSLGHGGNDAQKTMGIIWMLLIASGHVAASDAEPPLWVIIACYGTISFGTLFGGWRIVKTMGQKITKLKPVGGFCAETGGAITLLMASFWGVPVSTTHTITGAIVGVGSSQRLSAVRWGVAGNIVWAWIFTIPASAFVAAIAWWIGRHIM from the coding sequence ATGCACACCATACAAATCAGCATCTATGCGCTGGCTCTACTGATTTTCCTGGCACTCGTCTTCGATTTCATGAACGGCTTCCACGACGCTGCAAATGCGATCGCGACCGTGGTGTCGACCGGCGTGCTGAAGCCACAAACGGCGGTGGCGATGGCCGCCTTCTTCAATTTCATCGCGATCTTCATTGTCGGCCTGAAGGTGGCCCAGACAATCGGCAAGGGAACCATCGACCCCGACGTGGTCGACCACTACGTCATCTTCGGGGCATTGGTCGGCGCCATCGTCTGGAACCTGATTACGTGGTATTACGGCATTCCATCGTCGTCGTCGCACGCGCTGATCGGCGGCCTGGTCGGTGCGGCGGTCGCCAAGTCCGGCACCGGCGCGCTGATCGCCGGCGGATTGATCAAGACTGTCGTGTTCATTGTTGTCGCGCCGTTGCTGGGCTTCCTCCTGGGCTCGATCATCATGCTGATCGTCTCGTGGGTGTTCGTCAAGTCGACGCCGCGCAAGATCGACGGCTGGTTCCGCCGCCTGCAGCTCGCCTCCGCGGCCGCCTACAGCCTGGGGCACGGCGGTAACGATGCACAGAAAACCATGGGCATCATCTGGATGCTGCTGATCGCTTCGGGCCACGTTGCCGCCAGCGATGCCGAGCCGCCGCTGTGGGTCATCATCGCCTGCTATGGCACGATCTCGTTCGGCACGCTGTTTGGCGGCTGGCGCATCGTCAAGACGATGGGCCAGAAGATCACCAAGCTCAAACCCGTCGGCGGCTTCTGCGCCGAGACGGGCGGCGCGATCACGCTGCTGATGGCGTCGTTCTGGGGCGTGCCCGTGTCGACGACGCACACGATCACGGGCGCCATCGTCGGCGTCGGTTCGTCGCAGCGCCTGTCGGCCGTGCGCTGGGGCGTTGCCGGCAACATCGTCTGGGCGTGGATCTTCACGATTCCCGCGTCGGCGTTCGTGGCGGCGATCGCGTGGTGGATTGGCCGGCACATCATGTAA
- a CDS encoding DUF47 domain-containing protein produces MFGRLMPTEGKFFDLFNQHAELCVKGAKEMLGLMTNFDDLENRVHAIESIEKQADKITYTTVDLLHKTFITPIDRDDIHKLITKMDDILDMMEDAAQTVSLYDLHAVTPEAKRLAELVLACCEKVKDAVALLSNMDNARDIVAICEEIDRLESDADHVMRAAMSKLFRDEPDVRNLIKMKAIYEILETVTDRCEDVANIIEGIIVENA; encoded by the coding sequence ATGTTTGGACGCTTGATGCCCACCGAGGGCAAATTCTTTGACCTGTTCAATCAGCATGCGGAGCTGTGCGTCAAAGGCGCGAAAGAAATGCTGGGCCTGATGACCAATTTCGACGACCTGGAAAATCGCGTGCATGCGATCGAAAGCATCGAGAAACAGGCCGACAAGATCACGTACACCACTGTCGACCTGCTGCACAAGACGTTCATCACGCCGATCGACCGCGACGACATCCACAAGCTGATCACCAAGATGGACGACATCCTGGACATGATGGAAGACGCCGCCCAGACCGTATCGCTGTACGACCTGCATGCCGTGACGCCGGAAGCGAAACGCCTGGCCGAACTGGTGCTGGCCTGCTGCGAGAAGGTCAAGGATGCCGTGGCCCTGCTGTCGAACATGGACAATGCGCGCGATATCGTCGCCATCTGCGAAGAGATCGACCGCCTGGAATCGGATGCGGACCACGTGATGCGCGCCGCGATGTCGAAGCTGTTCCGCGACGAGCCGGACGTGCGCAACCTGATCAAGATGAAGGCCATCTACGAGATCCTGGAAACCGTGACGGACCGCTGCGAAGACGTGGCCAACATCATCGAAGGCATCATCGTCGAGAACGCGTAA